One window from the genome of Tachypleus tridentatus isolate NWPU-2018 chromosome 11, ASM421037v1, whole genome shotgun sequence encodes:
- the LOC143232659 gene encoding venom allergen 3-like: MEYYPSNLLLSVVFAILLYQLTLVFSCEYQNIYSDHTMCKYTGQNPSCKILKRLVLRSEINEIVQAHNELRQRVATGKETNQPEASNMRKMSWDEELAEVAQRWADQCNFKHDCAKCREVERFGAGQNLAISMSSNDNATADWREMIRKWYDEVKTFSSSYISRYQFVSNTGHYTQVTWANTFKVGCGYTYYKNNEWYTKFYVCNYGPAGNVLGQEIYKKGKPCSECPSGTKCSMDFQGLCD, encoded by the exons ATGGAATATTATCCCTCGAACCTCTTACTTTCTGTGGTGTTTGCTATATTATTATACCAGCTAACGTTGGTATTTTCATGTGAATACCAAAACATTTATTCTGATCATACTATGTGTAAATATACGGGTCAAAACCCTTCCTGCAAAATCCTCAAGCGACTGGTATTGAGATCCGAAATAAATGAAATCGTGCAAGCTCACAATGAACTTAGACAACGTGTAGCAActggaaaagaaacaaatcaaccaGAAGCTTCCAATATGAGAAAAAtg agCTGGGATGAAGAACTCGCTGAGGTGGCTCAGAGGTGGGCAGATCAATGTAACTTTAAACATGATTGTGCAAAATGCCGGGAAGTTG AACGTTTTGGTGCGGGCCAGAATCTTGCAATTTCGATGTCGTCGAATGATAACGCCACAGCTGATTGGAGGGAAATGATCCGTAAATGGTACGATGAAGTAAAAACCTTCTCATCTTCCTACATCAGTCGCTACCAATTTGTTTCAAACACGGGACATTACACCCAA GTGACGTGGGCAAATACCTTTAAAGTAGGTTGTGGTTatacttattacaaaaacaacGAGTGGTATACTAAGTTCTATGTTTGCAACTATGGTCCAGC TGGCAACGTTCTCGGgcaagaaatatacaaaaaaggCAAACCCTGTAGTGAATGTCCATCTGGTACCAAATGCTCAATGGACTTTCAAGGGCTGTGTG